A single Longimicrobiales bacterium DNA region contains:
- the aspS gene encoding aspartate--tRNA ligase: MSVESSTSYRSDQPGVLRPADAGRRVRLAGWVHRRRDLGGLVFVDLRDRSGRVQLSFGPDWTPPEVMERAAHLSPEWVIQVEGDVHERPEGMANTDMPTGGVEVRVNRLEILAESATPPILVARGAGEELASEDLRLRYRYLDLRREELQRNLELRHRLAQVVRRHLTSLGFWEIDTPMLTRRTPEGARDYLVPSRVHPGEFYALPQSPQIYKQLLMVSGYDRYFQIAKCLRDEDLRADRQPEFTQIDAEMAFVSEDDIFAAAESMVAAIHGEILGEAYPLPFPRLTYAEALDRYGSDKPDARYGVEFIDLTELLQASTFGVFQATSDSGDRIRAIVVPGGASLSRKELDELAPIARRNGAAGALWLKRGDEGFTGQFAKGLDEALSERLIRATGMQAGDLLVVVVGRFRGLPPAAPAAGTPGAESALGALRLHLIARAGVPVERPHAWLWVTEFPLFEWDDEAGRLLAAHHPFTAPHPEDVPVLLEATAGGFLDRSGAESLFGQHLRSRAYDAVYNGNELASGSIRIHDARVQRHLFRALGMDEEAAETKFGFLLEAFRYGVPPHGGFAFGFDRLAMLLSGAASLRDVIAFPKTTAARALFEGAPASVPDEELRDLHIGVLEQGEVVG, translated from the coding sequence ATGAGCGTCGAGTCCTCGACATCGTATCGGAGTGATCAGCCGGGCGTCCTGCGGCCGGCGGATGCCGGGCGGCGGGTCCGCCTGGCCGGCTGGGTCCACCGCCGCCGCGACCTGGGCGGCCTCGTCTTCGTCGACCTGCGCGACCGCTCGGGTCGGGTGCAGCTTTCGTTTGGTCCGGACTGGACGCCGCCGGAGGTGATGGAGCGGGCCGCGCACCTTTCGCCGGAGTGGGTGATCCAGGTCGAGGGCGACGTGCACGAGCGACCGGAAGGCATGGCGAACACCGACATGCCCACCGGCGGCGTCGAGGTGCGCGTCAACCGGCTGGAGATCCTCGCGGAATCCGCCACCCCGCCGATCCTGGTGGCGCGCGGGGCGGGGGAGGAGCTGGCATCCGAGGACCTGCGCCTGCGCTACCGCTACCTGGACCTGCGCCGCGAGGAGCTGCAGCGGAACCTGGAGCTGCGGCACCGGCTTGCGCAGGTCGTGCGGCGGCATCTCACGTCGCTGGGCTTCTGGGAGATCGACACGCCGATGCTGACGCGGCGCACGCCCGAGGGCGCGCGTGACTACCTCGTGCCGAGCCGGGTGCATCCGGGCGAGTTCTACGCGCTGCCGCAGTCGCCGCAGATCTACAAGCAGCTGCTCATGGTCTCCGGCTACGACCGCTATTTCCAGATTGCGAAGTGCCTGCGCGACGAGGACCTGCGGGCCGACCGCCAGCCGGAGTTCACACAGATCGACGCCGAAATGGCGTTCGTGAGCGAGGACGACATCTTCGCGGCGGCGGAGTCGATGGTGGCCGCCATCCACGGGGAGATCCTGGGGGAGGCGTACCCGCTGCCGTTTCCCCGCCTGACATACGCCGAGGCGCTGGACCGCTACGGCTCCGACAAGCCGGATGCCCGCTACGGCGTGGAGTTCATCGATCTGACGGAGCTGCTGCAGGCGTCCACGTTCGGCGTGTTCCAGGCGACGTCCGACAGTGGCGACCGGATCCGGGCGATCGTGGTGCCCGGCGGGGCATCCCTTTCGCGCAAGGAGCTGGACGAGCTGGCGCCGATCGCGCGCCGCAACGGCGCCGCGGGCGCGCTCTGGCTCAAGCGCGGCGACGAGGGCTTCACGGGCCAGTTCGCCAAGGGGCTCGACGAGGCGCTCTCCGAGCGGTTGATCCGGGCCACCGGCATGCAGGCGGGTGATCTGCTGGTCGTGGTCGTGGGCCGCTTCCGGGGGCTGCCGCCCGCCGCGCCCGCCGCCGGGACGCCGGGCGCCGAGTCGGCGCTGGGCGCCCTGCGGCTGCACCTGATCGCCCGTGCCGGGGTACCTGTGGAGCGGCCGCACGCCTGGCTGTGGGTCACGGAGTTCCCGCTCTTCGAGTGGGACGACGAGGCCGGGCGGCTGCTGGCAGCTCACCACCCGTTCACGGCACCGCATCCCGAGGATGTGCCGGTGCTGCTCGAGGCCACGGCCGGCGGGTTCCTGGACCGCTCCGGCGCGGAGTCACTGTTCGGCCAGCACCTGCGGTCCCGCGCATACGACGCGGTGTACAACGGAAACGAGCTGGCGAGCGGCTCGATCCGTATCCATGACGCACGGGTACAGCGTCACCTGTTTCGCGCGCTGGGGATGGACGAAGAGGCCGCAGAAACGAAGTTCGGCTTCCTGCTGGAGGCGTTCCGCTATGGCGTGCCCCCGCACGGCGGCTTTGCGTTCGGATTCGACCGGCTGGCGATGCTGCTCTCGGGCGCGGCCAGTCTGCGGGACGTGATCGCCTTCCCGAAGACGACGGCCGCCCGCGCGCTCTTCGAGGGTGCGCCTGCGTCGGTGCCGGACGAGGAATTGCGCGACCTGCACATCGGAGTACTGGAGCAAGGAGAAGTCGTTGGATAG
- the ybeY gene encoding rRNA maturation RNase YbeY, with protein MQVAPALARRTRERPSPASAGTAALLRRAARAALADAPDAELSLTLLDDQGIAALNQEWLKHDGPTDVISFPLYEDGESVIGDVYIGFDQVVRQARENDVAVREELARVAIHGTLHVLGYDHPDGAARLRSGMWRRQERILREVMG; from the coding sequence GTGCAAGTTGCACCCGCGCTCGCCCGGCGCACGCGCGAGCGACCGAGCCCTGCGTCCGCCGGGACGGCCGCACTGCTGCGTCGCGCTGCACGTGCTGCCCTGGCGGACGCGCCCGATGCGGAGCTGTCACTTACACTGCTCGACGACCAGGGCATCGCCGCGCTCAACCAGGAATGGCTGAAGCACGACGGACCTACGGACGTGATCTCGTTTCCACTGTACGAGGATGGCGAGAGCGTGATCGGCGACGTGTACATCGGCTTTGACCAGGTCGTGCGGCAGGCAAGAGAGAATGATGTGGCGGTCCGCGAGGAGCTTGCGCGTGTCGCGATCCACGGCACACTGCACGTTCTGGGGTATGATCATCCCGATGGCGCCGCGCGGCTGCGCAGCGGCATGTGGCGCAGGCAGGAGCGGATCCTCCGCGAGGTGATGGGCTGA
- a CDS encoding HDIG domain-containing protein translates to MAAQRAEEFLDTLSTPRPTGAGLGTWLYHGARVVVVFALVLLVSLLFPATSVPDFPVVEVGMVAENDMIAQVSFPLPKSDAELRQEQEEAAASVPPIFTIDATAADTMLSSVGAFLGFVDSAATTGGSDLTVRNEMRDVLSSYGITPTDEFIALLRTENNRRALQTSLQRTIRNVLPRGVARSSDLEGLRAGQLRITGGERDQLVDRDSVRTQANLYDAARGNIPWSAPAGLSDVQHLVLVRFFRPSLQLDAAATDTARARARAAVPTTKGEVLRGERILAAHEPIREDDAARVAAYKEHLVSIGALGEGSGSFARQAGAFIINLSLLSIFAGLLFFYRPSVYQDFRSVLLVALLMGTTITAAAVISGSSSPVELVPMAFPALVIAMLWDGRMALNMSLVLALLLGAQTPFLSLSSHLMLAIGGAAAALSVRVVRRRAQGLILGAFVAFSYALLALALGLLRGEVGGGVLESAAWGTVNGVGSALLALGFMPLFEAFTRITTDQTLLELADLNRPLLKRLSLEASGTYAHSINVANLAEAAARAIDANALLVRVGAYYHDVGKLAAPQYFIENQARGRNPHDQLDPGTSAALVRSHVLEGIRLAEGANLPEAVKQFIPEHHGTQKIAYFLEQARRRDEGVDASEFTYQGPRPQTRETAILMLADSIESAMKVLQDPTAERIRELVDRIVAGKIAEGQLEEAPLTMRELSLIKQQVVTVLLGMYHHRIDYPTQQVPPPAPVAAAGRSSP, encoded by the coding sequence GTGGCCGCACAGCGAGCCGAGGAGTTCCTCGACACCCTGAGCACGCCGCGCCCGACGGGTGCGGGGCTGGGCACGTGGCTGTATCACGGCGCCCGTGTCGTGGTCGTCTTCGCGCTCGTGCTGCTGGTGAGCCTGCTGTTCCCGGCGACGAGCGTGCCCGACTTCCCGGTCGTCGAGGTCGGGATGGTCGCCGAGAACGACATGATCGCGCAGGTCTCCTTCCCGCTGCCGAAATCCGACGCCGAGCTCAGGCAGGAGCAGGAGGAAGCGGCGGCCAGCGTGCCGCCGATCTTCACGATCGACGCAACGGCCGCCGATACGATGCTGTCCTCGGTGGGCGCCTTCCTCGGCTTCGTCGACAGTGCCGCGACGACCGGTGGATCGGACCTGACCGTCCGCAACGAGATGCGCGACGTCCTGTCGTCGTACGGGATCACGCCGACCGACGAGTTTATCGCGCTGCTGCGCACAGAGAACAACCGGCGCGCGCTGCAGACGTCGCTCCAGCGAACGATCCGCAACGTGCTGCCGCGCGGTGTGGCGCGCTCCTCGGATCTCGAGGGGCTGCGCGCCGGGCAGCTCCGTATCACCGGTGGTGAGCGGGACCAGCTGGTGGACCGCGACTCCGTGCGCACCCAGGCGAACCTGTACGACGCCGCGCGCGGCAACATCCCGTGGAGCGCACCGGCGGGTCTGTCCGATGTGCAGCACCTGGTGCTCGTGCGCTTCTTCCGCCCGAGCCTGCAGCTGGATGCCGCCGCGACCGACACGGCACGCGCCCGCGCGCGTGCGGCCGTGCCTACGACCAAGGGCGAAGTGCTGCGCGGTGAGCGCATCCTGGCTGCGCACGAGCCGATCCGCGAGGACGACGCCGCGCGCGTCGCCGCATACAAGGAGCACCTCGTCTCGATCGGCGCGCTCGGCGAGGGGAGCGGCAGCTTCGCGCGGCAGGCCGGCGCGTTCATCATCAACCTGTCGCTGCTCTCGATCTTTGCGGGGTTGCTCTTCTTCTACCGGCCGAGCGTCTACCAGGATTTCCGCAGCGTTCTGCTGGTCGCGCTCCTCATGGGCACCACGATCACGGCCGCCGCCGTGATCTCCGGTTCCAGCTCACCGGTCGAGCTCGTACCGATGGCGTTTCCCGCCCTGGTGATCGCCATGCTCTGGGACGGGCGCATGGCGCTCAACATGAGCCTGGTGCTCGCACTGCTGCTCGGCGCACAGACGCCGTTCCTGAGCCTGTCGTCACACCTGATGCTGGCGATCGGCGGTGCCGCGGCGGCGCTCAGCGTCCGCGTGGTGCGACGTCGTGCGCAGGGGCTCATCCTCGGTGCGTTCGTCGCGTTCTCCTACGCGCTGCTCGCACTCGCTCTGGGGCTGCTGCGCGGCGAGGTCGGTGGCGGAGTGCTCGAGTCGGCGGCGTGGGGCACCGTCAACGGGGTCGGCAGCGCGCTCCTCGCGCTCGGCTTCATGCCGCTGTTCGAGGCATTCACGCGCATCACGACGGACCAGACGCTGCTGGAGCTGGCGGATCTCAACCGGCCACTCCTGAAGCGCCTCTCGCTCGAGGCGAGCGGCACCTACGCGCATTCGATCAACGTCGCCAACCTGGCCGAGGCGGCCGCGCGCGCGATCGACGCGAATGCACTGCTCGTCCGTGTGGGCGCGTACTACCACGATGTCGGCAAGCTGGCCGCACCGCAGTACTTCATCGAGAACCAGGCGCGCGGTCGCAACCCTCACGACCAGCTCGATCCGGGCACGTCCGCGGCGCTCGTACGCAGCCACGTGCTCGAGGGGATCAGGCTGGCCGAGGGGGCGAACCTGCCGGAGGCCGTGAAGCAGTTCATTCCGGAGCACCACGGCACGCAGAAGATCGCGTATTTCCTGGAGCAGGCACGACGTCGCGACGAGGGCGTGGACGCGTCGGAGTTCACGTACCAGGGGCCCAGGCCGCAGACGCGTGAGACCGCGATCCTGATGCTTGCCGACTCGATCGAGTCCGCCATGAAGGTGTTGCAGGACCCGACCGCGGAGCGGATCCGGGAGCTGGTCGACCGGATCGTCGCCGGCAAGATCGCAGAGGGGCAGCTCGAGGAGGCACCGCTCACCATGCGCGAGCTGAGCCTGATCAAGCAGCAGGTCGTCACCGTGCTGCTCGGGATGTATCACCACCGCATCGATTACCCGACGCAGCAGGTGCCGCCGCCGGCCCCGGTCGCCGCGGCGGGACGCAGCTCTCCCTGA
- a CDS encoding PhoH family protein: MDSTNVEHRVAAEGADYLLLAGVNDANLQELARLAGIRVILRGDHLILSGDVEAVERATPVAERLVNLSRVGQTFDLEDIRRQWGGVGGARKSSRGNGMPEATAEPQVLLAGLKKLIAAKSTGQTAYLEALAKHDIVIAIGPAGTGKTYLAVAAAVDALRKNRVKRIVLARPAVEAGENLGFLPGDLQEKVDPYLRPLYDALDDVMPADWVRRAIESRTIEIAPLAYMRGRTLADAFVILDEAQNATEAQMKMFLTRIGLNSRVVITGDKTQIDLPKHVSSGLLQVERILAGIEGIATVYLDELDVVRHRLVKDIIQAYAADEAKAEEA; this comes from the coding sequence TTGGATAGCACGAACGTGGAGCACCGCGTCGCCGCGGAGGGCGCAGATTACCTGCTGCTCGCCGGCGTGAACGACGCCAACCTGCAGGAGCTTGCCCGCCTGGCGGGCATCCGCGTGATCCTGCGCGGCGACCACCTGATCCTGTCCGGCGACGTCGAAGCGGTCGAGCGCGCGACCCCCGTTGCCGAGCGACTCGTCAACCTCTCGCGCGTCGGCCAGACCTTCGATCTCGAGGACATCCGCCGCCAGTGGGGCGGCGTCGGGGGAGCCCGCAAGAGCTCCCGCGGCAACGGCATGCCGGAAGCCACGGCGGAGCCGCAGGTCCTGCTCGCAGGTCTGAAAAAGCTCATTGCTGCAAAGTCGACCGGCCAGACCGCATACCTCGAGGCGCTCGCGAAGCACGACATCGTGATCGCGATCGGACCGGCGGGTACCGGCAAGACGTACCTCGCCGTGGCCGCGGCCGTCGACGCGCTGCGCAAGAACCGCGTCAAGCGCATCGTGCTCGCGCGGCCCGCCGTGGAGGCGGGGGAGAACCTCGGCTTCCTGCCGGGCGACCTGCAGGAGAAGGTCGACCCCTACCTGCGGCCGCTCTATGACGCGCTCGACGATGTCATGCCCGCGGACTGGGTGCGTCGTGCGATCGAATCGCGCACCATAGAAATCGCGCCGCTCGCGTACATGCGCGGCCGCACGCTCGCCGATGCCTTCGTCATTCTCGACGAGGCGCAGAACGCGACCGAGGCGCAGATGAAGATGTTCCTGACGCGGATCGGGCTGAACTCGCGCGTCGTGATCACGGGCGACAAGACGCAGATCGACCTGCCGAAGCACGTGAGTTCCGGGCTGCTGCAGGTCGAGCGTATCCTCGCCGGCATCGAGGGCATCGCCACCGTCTACCTCGACGAGCTGGACGTCGTTCGCCACCGGCTGGTGAAGGACATCATCCAGGCGTACGCGGCGGACGAGGCAAAGGCGGAGGAGGCGTAA
- a CDS encoding PTS sugar transporter subunit IIA has product MLLTELLTPERIKIPLEARSKEELLRELVNVVSGTDPEDHDEVLRAVREREAVLSTGIGHGVAIPHGKSAAVGELRMAAGRMRAPVDFDALDGQPVSLVFLLVGPESAAGPHIKALSRISRIVRRDDVRERLIAARDADEFLQVLGEAEAT; this is encoded by the coding sequence TTGCTCCTGACCGAACTGCTGACGCCGGAGCGGATCAAGATCCCGCTCGAGGCACGTTCCAAGGAAGAGCTGCTGCGCGAGCTGGTGAACGTTGTCTCGGGGACGGACCCGGAGGATCATGACGAGGTGCTGCGGGCCGTGCGTGAGCGCGAGGCCGTGCTCTCGACCGGCATCGGTCATGGCGTGGCGATCCCGCACGGGAAGTCCGCCGCCGTCGGTGAGCTGCGCATGGCAGCGGGCCGCATGCGTGCCCCGGTCGATTTCGACGCACTCGACGGCCAGCCCGTTTCGCTCGTCTTCCTGCTGGTCGGTCCCGAATCCGCCGCGGGCCCTCACATCAAGGCACTCTCGCGAATCTCGCGGATCGTGCGCCGCGACGACGTGCGCGAGCGGCTGATCGCCGCGCGCGACGCCGACGAGTTCCTGCAGGTGCTGGGAGAAGCGGAAGCGACCTGA